The DNA segment AGCCGTCCTCGGGGCTGGAGCTGACCCGCCGCTTCGACAAGTCGATCGGGTACTTCTGGTCGGCGACGCATCAGCAGATCTATCGCGAGCTGGGAAAACTGGAGGGCGAGGGGTTCATCCGCACCCTGCCGAGCGAGCAGCCGGCCCGCGGGCAGAAGAAGTCCTACGACGTCCTGCCCGCGGGCCGCGCCGAACTGGCCCGCTGGACGGCCGCGTCCCAGGACCCGAGGCCCCACCGCGACACCCTGCTGCTGCGGATGCGTGCCGCGGCGGTGGTGGGGACCGAGGGCATCGAGGGCATCAAAGCCGATCTGCGGCGCCATCTCGATCTGCATCAGCGGCAGTTGGACGAGTACGAGCAGATCGAGCAGCGCGACTTCCCGCCCGGCAAGGACAGCTCCCAGGACCGGTTGCGGCACCTGGTGCTGCGCGCCGGCATCGATCTGGAGACCTTCTGGACGCGGTGGCTCACGCACGCGCTGGAGGAGTTCGCCGAGCTGCCGGGGCGGGAGCCTGCGTGAGCCGGCCCGGCAGCTGTGCCTGGGGCCCGGCCCTCAGAGCCGGTACGGCTTGGCCTTGCGGCGCAGATACCAGGCCGCGGCCAGGCCACCCGCGCCCACCAGGACGCCGCCGCCCACCAGCGTGAGGGTGCCGAAGTCCGTCGAGGAACCGCCCACACCGCCCATCACGCCGCGCGAGGGTGAGGTGCTGGGGGTGGGTCTGCGGGTCGGACTGGTCGAGACGATGACCGACTGGGTGCCCGCCGTCGAGCCATTGGAGCACACGACGATGACGGTGTAGGTGCCCGGGTTCACGCTCGACCACGCCGCCGACTGGAGCCGGTCCGTGCCGGACAGGGAGACCTGACGCCCCTGCGAGAAGTTCGCCTGGCTGCTGGTGAGCAGCGAGGCGGTGCCCCAGCTGCCGTTGACATTGGTGCACGCACTGGTCGTGACGGAGACCGTTGACCCGGTGGTGCTCACGGAGATCCCCGATTGCGCGGCGGCCGGACCGGCGGCCACGACGAAGGGGAGTGAGGCGGCTGCCACGGTCAGGCCCGAGCGGAGGAAGAGCGATGAATTGCGCATGGAATGCCCTCCGGCGGCACGGTTGGCGGTACATCCCTTGCGCCGCCTGGGGTCGGGAACGCCCGTGCTGCCTCAGGGGCAGCCAACGCGCCCCGGGTCCGCCCCGCATGCGGACCGCCCCCGGTCAGGTGACTCCTTGCTGCATCCGGGGGACCGGACCGGATGTCAGCCCTGCGCGCCGGTCGTCACCGTCCGCTGGGCCGAGAAGCCGCCCCAGGTGCCGTCCGGCAGCCTGCCCCGGATCCGCACCCGGTGGCTGACCCCGGCGTCGGGACCCAGGTAGAAGCTGTACGTGGCCTTGTCGCGCGGCGGGTTTCCGCCGTACACCAGCGAGGTGGCCGCCGTCCCGTCGAGCTGGATCTGGTACTCCGCCACGACGCCGTCCGTGCGCGGCGGCACCCAGCTCAGGTCGAGGTGGTACGCCCCGTCCGCGCGATGGGTCGTCGCCCGGAAGGCGGTCGGCGCGGTGCCGCGCCCGTCGTCGGTGCCGGGCGTGGTGATCCGCACGGGCGCCGTGGCCGGTGACAGGTTGTCGGCCGCGTCGCGGGCCCGGACGGTGAAGGAGTAGCGGGTGCCCGGCCTGAGCCCGGTGACCACGGTCGCCGTCTGGTTGCCGCC comes from the Streptomyces sp. NBC_00443 genome and includes:
- a CDS encoding PadR family transcriptional regulator; amino-acid sequence: MSLPHAILTALLEKPSSGLELTRRFDKSIGYFWSATHQQIYRELGKLEGEGFIRTLPSEQPARGQKKSYDVLPAGRAELARWTAASQDPRPHRDTLLLRMRAAAVVGTEGIEGIKADLRRHLDLHQRQLDEYEQIEQRDFPPGKDSSQDRLRHLVLRAGIDLETFWTRWLTHALEEFAELPGREPA